From the Mesotoga infera genome, the window CTCAAGAGGATCATTTGGAACTTATGGCCTCTCTTGTAGAAGGAGTCGTCTTCTTCTGATTATTATGTGAAAATACTTTCAGGACTCAGTTTGGATTTCCGCAGATATTCTCAAGCATAAGAAGTGTAACCGAGCATAAGTGATTTGTCGATTCTCATATGATTAATTCGCTAGCGCCTGGACAAAGAAAAACAGCGGCTTTCGCCGCTGTCACTTCTGCAGGACTTCCTTGAATAGTCCGTAGCCATAAGATGTCTTGGCTCCCAGACCGAAGTCGCCGAGGAAACTAATCAGCTCCTTCGAGACCTCTTTTCTCAGACTATCTTCCATTTTCTCCCTTTCCAGTACAGAAAACCGGAAAACGCTTCCACTATCTATTACGAGATACTGAACTGGAACGGGATCATAGTAATCATTCGGAGCTTTCTCGTTCTTCTCGTCACTATAATAGGGTTGGAAGTGGTTGTTTATAATGTCAATGCCTAGACTGTAGGTCTTGGGAATTACGTCCATGAATATCAGGGCTCCCATGATATTGTCATCGTCTTTGCCATTTCCAAAAAGAAACCTGAAATGCTCCTTCAAGGGGCTCTTTTCATCAAGCTCTTGAGCCACATAGTGCGAGAAAGCTCCTTTGAATGCACTTGCCGGAATATACGGAACTCCGTAGTTTCTCATCAAAGTAAATCCGTTGTCAAATATCGAGGGGCAACCGGATCCGACCATAAGATACTTCTTCGTCTGAAGTTCTCGATCGAATACTTTCCGGAACGATGCAACAATCCTGTCTCTTCTCTCCAGAAGGCTTTTCACCGAGTCGCGATCATAATACGAGAATTTGTTCATGAGGATTTGAAGTAGTCCCGACAGTTGAGAGGTATCAGTCATGCTATGTTTGCTTATCGGAAAAAGCTTGTCGTAATTAAGTGACGAGTTCTTTATGGATCTATTCGCAATGGCTTTAGGATCAACCATTTTCCTCACCTTCTATGAGGATGTCTGCGTATCGTCTCAGCCACTTCACAGCTTCAAGAACAGTAGTCTGAGCCTTGATGTAGTCAAGATCATTAATCGGATTCATCTCTGTGACATCTGAAATTTTCATTCTTTCTGAAAGCAGGCTCCTTAAATGATCTAGTATTTCCTTACTGGAATCTTTTTCCCTGACTTTGTAATAGGCAATCGTTCCATAAAGACCATTCTGAAGAAGCATGCTACCGAGACCTTTGATCTCGCTCTTGTAGCTTTTTTGAACCTTTTCGCTTTTGTCTAGAATAGAAGTGACTCGCTGCTTAGCCCAGTCATTTAGAGAAGGCATCATACCACTTCCTTGACGAAGACAAAGCCCTTTCCCGTAGTCTCTTTTCCGCCAATTGTCATGGTTTTCCCGTCGAGTTCTGAGAGCTTCGACTCACTTCCCTTTGAATAGACGGTCTCTCTTGCGACAAAGTACAGAACTGAATCCAGAGGCAGATACTCCTCATACCAAAGTGCCCCACTCACAACAATTCCTGTCTTCTCATCGATTCTTATCCTGGGCTGAACTTCGGTCATTGATTTAACTATCTTGGCGAACATATCGTCACTCACCAATACAAGATCTCTCTTCAACTTAGCCGCCATATAACTATCTGGTGCACAACCAGAGAGAAGCGTGGCAATGGAAGCCACTTTGGGATTTTTGTCTAATTGAAGCTCAAGCTCTTCAAGCGTCAGAGACTTCTCGCTGAAATTCTGATCAGCTAATAGTACTGTGTCATTTGGAACGTCTGGTATCTCTAGCTTCTTGTCCGTAGATCTTGCGAATCTTCTTAGAACCATAGGGCAGGTTACCCAAACAAACATCTTTTCGGCAGATCTTACAGGAAAGAGAAGGATCTTGGCCTCTGAAAACGAGATCTTTCCTGCATCTGTGTTCTCTTCTGTGCCTTTTGAAGGTTTGCTTCCGAAGATGGCATCATCCACAATTCCGGAGGCCCTAAGTGCGCCTTTGATTCCTTGAATGACAGGAAACCCAGTTGTTCTCTCCCTTTGTATTGGAAGATCTACAATTCCAACATCTGCACCAGTTCCCGCATGAATTTGAGATTCAGCGTATAAATAGAAAGCTTTCAACTTCAATCCCTCCCTATATAATCCCAATCTACCGTGAAGTATTTGCCATAGCCAAGATCTTGCGATTCGCTGCTAATGCCTTGCTTTTCATCAAATGCTCCTTCAAGATAATAGACTGTTCCTGGTGCGACATAATGCCTTATTGGTTTAGGCTGATTCTTTGCAAGATCCCAGCCGCTTACAGCGATCTTTCTCTGTATATTTGCTGACTTTATGTCGCAGCCGGCAATTCTCATGTCGGAAGGAAGCGATCCGTTTGAAAAGACTGATGGGGTAACGAGACAGAGTGCGGGTTTTGGACTCTTAGAAGTATTGAAGATGTCAGTCTCTATGGTGTCTACTCTTATCTCTACCGCCCTAGTCTTTCCTCCTATGAATACATT encodes:
- the cmr6 gene encoding type III-B CRISPR module RAMP protein Cmr6 — translated: MVDPKAIANRSIKNSSLNYDKLFPISKHSMTDTSQLSGLLQILMNKFSYYDRDSVKSLLERRDRIVASFRKVFDRELQTKKYLMVGSGCPSIFDNGFTLMRNYGVPYIPASAFKGAFSHYVAQELDEKSPLKEHFRFLFGNGKDDDNIMGALIFMDVIPKTYSLGIDIINNHFQPYYSDEKNEKAPNDYYDPVPVQYLVIDSGSVFRFSVLEREKMEDSLRKEVSKELISFLGDFGLGAKTSYGYGLFKEVLQK
- the cmr5 gene encoding type III-B CRISPR module-associated protein Cmr5, with protein sequence MMPSLNDWAKQRVTSILDKSEKVQKSYKSEIKGLGSMLLQNGLYGTIAYYKVREKDSSKEILDHLRSLLSERMKISDVTEMNPINDLDYIKAQTTVLEAVKWLRRYADILIEGEENG
- the cmr4 gene encoding type III-B CRISPR module RAMP protein Cmr4, with translation MKLKAFYLYAESQIHAGTGADVGIVDLPIQRERTTGFPVIQGIKGALRASGIVDDAIFGSKPSKGTEENTDAGKISFSEAKILLFPVRSAEKMFVWVTCPMVLRRFARSTDKKLEIPDVPNDTVLLADQNFSEKSLTLEELELQLDKNPKVASIATLLSGCAPDSYMAAKLKRDLVLVSDDMFAKIVKSMTEVQPRIRIDEKTGIVVSGALWYEEYLPLDSVLYFVARETVYSKGSESKLSELDGKTMTIGGKETTGKGFVFVKEVV